From a region of the Lactuca sativa cultivar Salinas chromosome 4, Lsat_Salinas_v11, whole genome shotgun sequence genome:
- the LOC111893456 gene encoding oxysterol-binding protein-related protein 1D translates to MNPLCCIAPVSIEKDRTNSPSSVVVRSQSECQLGFESSVRSVRPASFSAQVSSVGTESDNVIHEVEDSEIEVREKDSSVSKSMVFCGNGGGAVAGILYKWVNYGKGWRSRWFTLEDGVLSYYKTHGPDKILLSPGREKVIKVIGEESIRYMRKCSNGSNHNRFCAKQWKPYGEIHLKVSSVRASKSDDKRLSIFSGTKTLHLRCISREDRGAWIESLVAAKDKFPRLLSPGDLAPSEDMVISTEKLRSRLSQEGIAEEVIKDCESIMLGELSALQNQMKALQLKHIVLLDTLRQLETEKIELETTVVDETKERDSSCGQDRRFSDFYSIMSEGSGSDSDADNESQYGVNVESDEENGTFFDTNEFMSSDVLRCASYRSRDNNNNHCISNERDRDTFPSNRLLLREAGTEISLIQYPHIKRRESLPEPKEKEKPVGLWSIIKDNIGKDLSGVCLPVYFNEPLSSLQKCFEDLEYSCLVDRALEWGKQGNDLMRILSIAAFAVSGYASTEGRQCKPFNPLLGETYEADYPDKGLRFFSEKVSHHPMIVACHCEGRGWKFWADSNLKGKFWGRSIQLDPVGVLTLQFEDGETFQWSKVTTSIYNIILGKIYCDHYGTMRIKGSGNYSCKLKFKEQSIIDRNPHQVHGFVHDNRSGEKVAMLMGKWDEAMYYVLGDPTTKPKGYDPMSEAVLLWERDKSATKTRYNLTPFAISLNEVTPGLRERLPPTDSRLRPDQRHLENGEYELANAEKLRLEQLQRQARKVQERGWRPRWFSKDEDGCFHYVGGYWETRDKKDWNGIPDIFGQTITTDLPPLFPEQQQ, encoded by the exons ATGAATCCGTTGTGCTGTATTGCTCCGGTCTCGATTGAGAAGGATCGGACGAATTCTCCGTCGTCTGTGGTGGTGAGATCGCAGTCTGAGTGTCAGTTAGGGTTTGAGAGTTCCGTGAGGAGCGTGAGGCCGGCGAGTTTTTCGGCGCAGGTTTCGTCTGTTGGCACTGAATCGGACAATGTGATTCATGAAGTGGAGGATAGTGAGATTGAAGTGAGGGAAAAAGATTCTTCTGTCTCGAAATCGATGGTTTTTTGTGGGAATGGAGGTGGTGCTGTGGCTGGGATCTTGTATAAATGggtgaactatggaaagggatggaGATCGAGATGGTTTACGTTGGAGGATGGGGTGTTGTCTTACTACAAGACTCATGGACCAGATAAGATCTTGCTCAGCCCGGGGAGGGAGAAAGTGATTAAGGTCATTGGAGAGGAGTCAATTAGGTATATGAGGAAATGCAGTAACGGCAGCAATCACAATCGGTTTTGTGCAAAACAGTGGAAACCATATGGGGAAATACATCTGAAG GTCTCTTCTGTAAGGGCAAGCAAGTCAGATGACAAAAGACTATCTATATTTTCTGGAACAAAAACTCTTCATTTACGATGCATATCTAGAGAGGACAGAGGTGCATGGATTGAGTCCCTTGTAGCTGCTAAAGATAAATTCCCTAGATTATTATCTCCAGGGGATCTTGCTCCTTCTGAAGACATGGTTATTTCAACAGAAAAGCTAAGATCACGATTATCCCAGGAAGGCATAGCAGAGGAAGTAATAAAAGACTGTGAATCAATCATGCTTGGTGAGCTCTCTGCCCTCCAAAACCAAATGAAGGCTCTTCAACTTAAACATATTGTTCTCCTGGACACTTTGAGGCAATTAGAG ACTGAGAAAATTGAGTTGGAAACAACTGTGGTTGATGAAACAAAAGAGCGGGACTCTTCTTGTGGGCAAGATAGAAGATTCAGTG ATTTCTATTCCATCATGTCTGAGGGAAGTGGAAGTGATTCCGATGCCGACAACGAAAGCCAATATGGAGTAAACGTGGAATCAGATGAAGAAAATGGAACTTTCTTTGACACAAACGAATTCATGTCCTCTGATGTTTTAAGATGCGCATCTTATCGAAGCAGAGACAATAATAATAATCATTGTATTTCAAATGAAAGAGACAGAGACACATTCCCATCTAATCGTTTATTACTACGTGAGGCTGGAACCGAAATCAGTCTTATCCAATACCCTCACATCAAAAGAAGAGAAAGCCTACCAGAACCAAAAGAAAAAGAGAAACCTGTTGGCTTATGGTCCATAATTAAAgacaacatcggaaaggatcttTCCGGTGTTTGTCTCCCTGTTTACTTCAACGAACCCCTCTCTTCATTACAGAAATGCTTTGAGGATTTGGAGTATTCTTGTTTGGTTGACCGTGCCTTGGAATGGGGAAAGCAG GGGAATGATCTGATGAGAATATTAAGCATTGCAGCTTTTGCTGTTTCTGGTTATGCATCAACAGAAGGTCGACAATGTAAACCCTTCAACCCTCTTTTGGGAGAGACTTATGAAGCTGATTATCCTGATAAGGGCCTACGTTTCTTTTCTGAAAAG GTGAGTCACCACCCGATGATAGTTGCGTGTCACTGCGAGGGCAGAGGGTGGAAATTCTGGGCAGATTCCAATCTCAAGGGTAAATTTTGGGGGAGATCTATTCAGCTGGATCCAGTAGGTGTCCTGACTTTACAATTCGAAGATGGTGAAACCTTTCAGTGGTCAAAAGTCACCACCTCTATTTACAATATCATCCTTGGTAAAATATACTGTGATCACTATggcacaatgcgtatcaagggcAGCGGAAATTACTCCTGTAAACTCAAATTCAAGGAACAGTCCATCATCGACCGAAACCCACACCAA GTTCATGGATTTGTGCATGATAATAGAAGTGGGGAAAAGGTGGCGATGTTGATGGGGAAGTGGGATGAGGCGATGTATTATGTGTTGGGGGACCCGACTACGAAACCCAAAGGATATGATCCGATGAGTGAAGCCGTGTTGTTGTGGGAAAGAGATAAGTCTGCTACAAAGACGAGATATAATCTGACACCCTTTGCCATATCTTTAAACGAGGTGACACCTGGGTTGAGAGAGAGGCTGCCTCCTACCGACTCCAGGCTTAGGCCAGATCAGCGACACCTGGAGAACGGAGAGTATGAGCTGGCAAATGCTGAGAAGCTTAGACTCGAGCAGTTACAAAGACAG GCAAGAAAAGTGCAAGAAAGGGGATGGAGGCCTCGGTGGTTTTCAAAGGATGAAGATGGTTGTTTCCATTACGTGGGTGGATACTGGGAGACGAGAGACAAGAAAGATTGGAATGGAATTCCGGATATATTTGGTCAAACCATAACCACCGACTTGCCTCCGCTTTTTCCGGAACAACAACAATGA